The following are encoded in a window of Methylicorpusculum oleiharenae genomic DNA:
- a CDS encoding phenylacetate--CoA ligase family protein, protein MTNPLKPPPNEIFNRFMNTSLDELLAEHRAVNAEDHALALFHRCAVEVPAYRQFLASRQINPADITTYRKFLDLPLMGKSDYMQTYPLPDRCFGGSLMGADRVAVSSGSTGSPTFWPRSVAYELDVALRFEQVFHDSFRAHERSTLAIVCFALGNWVGGLFTTSCCWHLAHKGYPLMVATPGNNKSEIFRVVRELAPHFDQTVLLGYPPFVKDVIDAGITEDIDWHIYHVKLVFAGEVFSEEWRELIGRRTGSTAPCFDSASLYGTADGGVLGNETPLSIAIRRWLARHPAAARQLFGESRLPTLVQYDPVSRFFETQEGTLVVSGENSVPLMRYHIADKGGLIRFDEMRAFLESQGVEALSQLDLPNDFQPRELPFVYVFGRADFTVSYYGANIYPENVSVGLEQPDIMGWVTGKFVLEIQETGDGDNILHIAVELLPGIATNENMVAVIAESIRKELLRLNSEFAHYLPVERQMPQVTLHAFADAEYFPAGVKHRYTRK, encoded by the coding sequence ATGACCAACCCGCTTAAACCACCACCCAACGAAATTTTCAACCGCTTTATGAACACATCACTGGATGAACTGTTGGCGGAACACCGTGCTGTCAATGCGGAAGACCATGCATTGGCTTTATTTCATCGTTGCGCGGTCGAGGTGCCTGCTTACCGCCAATTTCTTGCCTCGCGGCAAATCAATCCGGCTGACATAACGACCTATCGGAAATTCCTCGATCTGCCGCTTATGGGTAAAAGCGATTACATGCAGACCTACCCATTACCGGATCGCTGCTTCGGCGGCAGTCTAATGGGCGCTGATCGGGTGGCCGTTTCTTCCGGCTCTACCGGCAGTCCGACTTTCTGGCCTCGCTCTGTAGCTTATGAGCTGGATGTGGCGCTGCGGTTCGAGCAGGTATTTCACGACAGTTTTCGCGCTCACGAACGCAGCACTTTGGCGATCGTTTGTTTTGCGTTGGGCAACTGGGTCGGAGGCTTGTTTACGACATCCTGCTGCTGGCATTTGGCGCATAAGGGTTATCCGCTGATGGTGGCTACACCGGGCAATAATAAGTCCGAGATTTTTCGCGTGGTCCGCGAATTGGCACCGCATTTTGATCAGACCGTGCTGTTGGGTTACCCGCCATTTGTCAAAGACGTGATCGACGCGGGTATTACAGAGGACATTGATTGGCACATTTACCACGTCAAACTGGTATTTGCCGGTGAAGTGTTCAGTGAAGAATGGCGAGAGTTGATTGGCCGGCGCACCGGATCGACAGCGCCGTGTTTTGATTCAGCTTCGCTGTATGGTACTGCCGATGGCGGCGTGCTCGGCAACGAAACACCCCTGAGTATCGCCATTCGTCGCTGGTTAGCAAGGCATCCGGCTGCCGCTCGACAACTTTTCGGTGAATCTCGTTTGCCGACGTTGGTACAGTATGATCCTGTCAGCCGATTTTTCGAAACACAAGAAGGCACCTTGGTCGTGTCCGGCGAAAACAGCGTACCGTTGATGCGTTATCATATTGCCGACAAAGGCGGCTTGATTCGTTTCGATGAGATGCGGGCATTTCTTGAATCACAAGGTGTAGAGGCATTGAGCCAATTAGATCTACCCAACGATTTTCAACCGCGAGAATTGCCTTTTGTCTATGTCTTCGGCCGAGCTGACTTCACCGTGTCTTACTATGGCGCCAATATTTATCCGGAAAACGTAAGTGTTGGCTTAGAGCAACCTGACATTATGGGTTGGGTCACCGGTAAATTCGTTTTGGAAATACAGGAAACCGGCGATGGCGATAACATCCTGCATATTGCCGTGGAACTGTTACCCGGTATAGCAACAAACGAAAACATGGTGGCGGTAATAGCCGAGTCCATCCGCAAGGAGCTGTTACGTCTGAACAGCGAATTTGCTCATTACCTTCCCGTTGAACGCCAGATGCCTCAGGTTACGCTGCATGCTTTTGCTGACGCTGAGTATTTTCCAGCCGGCGTAAAACACCGCTATACCCGAAAATAG
- a CDS encoding HupE/UreJ family protein, which produces MTPALRIGLPFLFFLLSFGVLAHGVDVNTERFLLANQGTAIGPFLYIGAKHMVTGYDHLLFLVGVIFFLFRTRDVLIYVSLFTLGHSVTLLWGVLNHIEVNPFIIDAIIGLSVVYKGFDNLGGFQCLFGIQPNTKIAVLIFGLFHGFGLATKLQNFDLPQLALWKNLLAFNVGVELGQFIALLFILIALNFWRRHESFYSFSTATNTFLMTGGLVLFGYQMTGFLTNG; this is translated from the coding sequence ATGACACCCGCACTCCGTATTGGCTTGCCATTCCTGTTTTTTTTGTTGAGTTTTGGTGTTCTGGCTCATGGCGTTGACGTCAATACAGAGCGCTTTTTATTGGCTAATCAGGGTACAGCCATAGGACCTTTTCTTTATATCGGCGCCAAGCACATGGTAACCGGTTATGATCACCTCCTTTTTCTTGTTGGCGTGATTTTCTTTTTGTTTCGCACCCGAGATGTATTGATTTATGTCAGCTTGTTTACCTTGGGGCATAGCGTGACCCTACTATGGGGTGTGTTAAACCACATCGAGGTTAATCCATTTATTATCGATGCCATTATAGGACTTTCGGTTGTCTACAAAGGTTTTGATAATCTAGGCGGCTTTCAGTGTTTGTTCGGTATACAACCGAATACAAAAATTGCGGTGCTGATATTTGGCTTATTTCATGGCTTTGGTTTAGCGACCAAATTACAGAACTTTGACTTGCCGCAACTGGCGTTATGGAAAAACTTATTAGCCTTCAATGTCGGAGTGGAGCTAGGTCAGTTTATCGCTCTACTTTTTATTTTGATCGCACTCAATTTTTGGCGCAGACATGAAAGTTTTTATTCCTTTTCAACTGCAACCAATACTTTTTTAATGACCGGAGGACTTGTTTTGTTCGGTTACCAAATGACTGGGTTTCTAACCAATGGCTAA